One window of Nocardia sp. NBC_00508 genomic DNA carries:
- a CDS encoding TetR/AcrR family transcriptional regulator — protein sequence MPRPRTHDPDLVLDAAESLAVRCGPAAVTTRAVATATGISNGAIYHTFGSRAELLGRTWLRAARRFLDLQTALVETALADYDSAEAVVAAAEAPAVFAERHPDSSRLLLAVRREELLGELPEGVAAELAATDAVLVELMIRLSRHLWQRGDRRAVDVITLCLVDLPTAVLLRRERLDDPRAREYLRGAVRAVLALGPPP from the coding sequence ATGCCCCGCCCTCGCACGCACGACCCCGATCTCGTGCTCGATGCCGCGGAATCACTGGCCGTTCGCTGCGGCCCTGCCGCGGTCACCACGCGCGCGGTCGCAACCGCCACCGGCATCTCCAACGGGGCGATCTACCACACCTTCGGCTCGCGCGCGGAGCTGCTCGGCCGGACCTGGTTGCGGGCCGCACGCCGATTTCTCGACCTGCAAACCGCGCTGGTCGAGACGGCGCTCGCCGACTACGACAGCGCTGAGGCCGTGGTCGCGGCCGCCGAGGCGCCCGCGGTCTTCGCCGAGCGTCATCCGGACTCGTCGCGGCTGCTGCTCGCCGTGCGGCGCGAGGAGTTGCTGGGCGAGCTGCCCGAGGGCGTCGCCGCCGAACTCGCGGCGACCGACGCGGTGCTGGTCGAGCTGATGATCCGGCTGTCGCGACACCTGTGGCAGCGCGGCGACCGCCGCGCCGTCGACGTGATCACGTTGTGCCTGGTCGACCTGCCCACCGCCGTGCTGCTGCGCCGCGAGCGACTCGACGACCCCCGTGCGCGGGAATATCTCCGCGGCGCGGTACGCGCTGTTCTCGCGCTCGGCCCGCCCCCCTGA